In one Drosophila gunungcola strain Sukarami chromosome 2R unlocalized genomic scaffold, Dgunungcola_SK_2 000004F, whole genome shotgun sequence genomic region, the following are encoded:
- the LOC128253681 gene encoding skin secretory protein xP2: MKFLVVAFAVLACAYGDVSHLGYDYSPPAPVYQPAPAPVYHHAPAPAPIEIPAPISIPAPAPVYHSAPAPAPIRVQAPAPAPVYHPAPAPISIPAPAPISIPAPIEIPAPAPVNTYIPPAPAPAPVYHPAPAPAPVYHPAPAPIPVSIPAPAPVYHPAPAPAPAPVVISAPAPAPVEIPAPAPVVIPAPAPVRTYVPPAPISIPAPAPVYHPAPAPAPVYHPAPAPAPAPVYHPAPAPAPVYHPAPAPVYQPTNTQVLEEIEPVSNDGYRYKTVRRRVYRHRI, encoded by the exons ATG AAATTCCTGGTTGTTGCCTTTGCCGTTCTGGCCTGCGCCTATGGCGATGTTTCCCATTTGGGTTACGACTACTCTCCTCCGGCTCCGGTTTACCAGCCAGCTCCTGCTCCGGTCTACCATCATGCTCCGGCTCCCGCTCCAATTGAGATCCCAGCACCCATCAGCATCCCAGCTCCGGCTCCAGTGTACCACTCAGCCCCAGCTCCCGCTCCCATCAGGGTCCAAgctcctgctccagctccGGTCTACCACCCAGCTCCTGCTCCCATCAGCATCCCAGCTCCCGCTCCCATCAGCATCCCAGCTCCCATTGAGatccctgcccctgccccagTGAACACCTACATTCCCCCGGCACCAGCACCAGCTCCTGTGTATCACccagctcctgctccagctccGGTTTACCACCCAGCCCCTGCTCCCATTCCCGTGAGCATCCCGGCTCCTGCCCCGGTTTACCacccagctccagctccagctcccgCTCCAGTTGTGATCTCTGCTCCTGCCCCGGCTCCAGTTGAGATCCCAGCTCCCGCTCCAGTGGTGATCCCTGCTCCCGCTCCAGTGAGGACCTATGTGCCCCCAGCACCAATCAGCAtcccagctccagctccagtcTACCACccagctcctgctccagctccagtttACCACccagctcctgctccagctccagctccagtttACCACccagctcctgctccagctccagtcTACCATCCAGCTCCCGCTCCCGTCTACCAGCCCACCAACACCCAAGTTCTGGAGGAGATCGAGCCCGTGTCCAACGATGGATACCGCTACAAGACCGTGCGTCGTCGCGTCTACCGTCACCGCATCTAG